ACAGGAGACACTTTCTATCTTCGTCTGGAATCGAGCAGTTTCCAGCGCCGGAGGCAGGACACCACATCGCATCTGAGCACAAACAGCTCACATATAAAGTATCAACATTAATGTACACTCCAAccttccaaaacacacacaacacacacacaatctgatCGAATTTCTACCCCAGGgctctttattttctgttgtatATTGTTTTCGTGTGTGCAGAACTCAAAAACGTCCCTCTGCAGTTTGCAACAGCTTGAAAGCAAAGTGGCTGCTTTACGTTTGTACGTCTGGCCTGGCAggaaaagtgacagaaacatcCCCAGAGACCATTAAAGAGTCCTCTGCACTCCCACTCCTCCAGTTCGGCCGGTTTGGTCACTTCAGTGAAGCTTCTCGGACATCTGGTAGACGGGTTGAGTCCGTGGAACGTTAACAGCCTCACGTCTATTTGGGGAATAACTGTAGATGatggaaatattgttttatgaTGTGAGACAAAATCTCGCTTCCCTCGGTGAGGAGGAAATGGTcctgaggaataaaaaaaaaaagagagagacacacacacagcgaggaATTGATATCCCCTTATTGGAATAGCAGCAATGAAAGACGGCACATAAAGAGAATATTTCCACATCTGACACCTTTGATGCAGAATCGCTTTATTTGCTGAGTGTCGCTGAGAGTGCCTCCTCGTCTTTGAGATAGATCGTGTTGCACTGGAGGATTTCTTTCCTAGAGCAGTGTTTCTTAGACTTTTGAAGCAATCTGCTTCCTTGATTTTGTAACCAAAGACGGTTTCTTCCTTCtcagtttgatttattaaagaaataaaagggaCATCTGTAACTCATCTTCAGTCCTCGCTAAGTGTTTTCTGTCCATATTTTAGCCCTGGACTGTAGAATTATAACCactgtgaacaggtgagttctataaaaattcaccctcagtacctCAGTacttgtaccaggctgtaaacatgtttatttctgctgtgaagttggagcATGAGGACTTATGCCACAAGaacctttatttcatttagtcCAAGAAGAAATTGATCAAGGAAAACCACGAGTTCCCTCCAACAGGAAAGAAAGCGTTTTTCACTCTGCAGTGTTCAGGAAAATGTCTTTTAGAGGGTGTGTGACGAACAGTTCCTCTGTAATTGTCATGTTAAACGTGTGTTTTATAcactgttttactgtgtgtcGTCGCCATGACATTTCCAAAGCGGGCCAAACATTAGATTTTACCACATGCTGAAGCATGGAGCTGTAGTAAAATAGTAAAGTGAGTTATTATTAGTGTTTCTAAATGCAGAAATACAAGAGCAAAAGTTTAAACGACTGATTAAATCGTGCGTTTATTTGCTTTCAGGTGATCAGCAGTACTGTAGTAACGTTAACTTCTAAAGACAATGAACCgtaacagtataaagaatggactgTACCATCGGCGTACCTGACGCCTGGTTGCtaaaaacaagccatctgtaacatcacacacctgtcaatcaaagcgtccacgctcttaatcctgcataactttaagccttaatataatgtgaacaggtgagttgtatataaattcaccctcagtacagttgtcatgaacggggaaattagctacagagaccaaaacagttttttgtaccaggctgtaaacatgtttatttctgctgtgaaacatggggacttatggagactgactcacttctggagccagcctcaagtggacgattgaggaactgcagtttttggcttggAGGTTGGCTCAAACCAGTTTGCACCCTTTGAGCTAGAACCAAAACTGGACACAAACTTGAAGAAACGTGTTTGAAGGAGAAACCAACTTCATCACAGAAGTTAAAGGCCAGCGAGGAGAAGACGTGGGACTCAgacttaataaaataaaatgtagatCACAATCTCCCACATTCAGTGTAGAGACTAAAAAAACTGTGGAGCCGACCCGTTGACTCTTTCATTCCTGAGGTCAACACAACCTACAGGTGGTGACAACTGTATTCTCCGTTAAGTCCTGTGTGTCTAATTCTGTTCGCAACAGATGGTTTCATTTGGCAGCCTCCATCACAAAGCCACAGTCAGtccaaaggtgtgtgtgtgtgtgtgtgtgtgtgtgtgtgtgtgtgtgtgagtgtgagtgtttcagactgatgtgaaaacaataaaagagttCATGACGCCGCCGTATATATACTGACATCTGTTTGGTATCCAGGCAACGTACAGTTTCCCGGGGCGCGGTCCTGTACAATGGTGCAAAGAAATTTCCACAGGAAAACTAAAAGTGACCaaatgtgggggaaaaaaacaaaaaaaacagtagttcatattttggttttatgacTAAAATGACGACATAGTGTGCAACCATTGAAGCCTTTGAGTATGAATGAGGAATGCCTCCTAACCTGCATCACAGTGGCACATTTTTTCAAAGTGATGTAGGACGTAAGCCGTGCAGGAGGCCTGTCAGTCATTGTGTTTGGATATGTGTGAAACAATGAGTTAAGTGTTGCCTCAGTGTGCTAACACCCTGCAGGCTATTTTCAACACACATTCTTCGACCTCACATCGAGGTAATTCCATTTTAAACATCCTTCACTGTCGTGTGCTACTAGTTCTACCCTCTGGTCTGtaaactgatgaatgaatgacggtatagtaataataatattaataaatgtgctttaaaaatgCAGTTAACCAAGACTGCTGCTGCGTTCAGTCGTGCAGACGTCACTTTTTAGGATCTGTGGATCAGAAACGACCTCCTATCTTTAATATTTACGATGTTCTGTGGATCAAACATCAGTCTGAGCTCAGAGATGAGGctgaggagctcggacatccagAGAGAGCTCGGAGGcggtttgggcatctgattaggatgcctcctgggcgcCGTCCTTTGGAGATGTTTCAGGCAAGTCCAACTGGGTGGGCTGACTCAGAACTTGGTGGAGGaagcctgggaacgcctcaggatcgcccaggaggagctggaatgttGCTttagtgagggacaactggaGCGCCCtactaaacctgctgccaccacaaccCGGACCCCCAGATAAGAGGAAGAcgatgggtggatggatgcaACAGTGGAGGGAGCACAGagtcaagaggtccagctctgtcctaGACTGCCctctagactccatagaggaagtgggggagaggacatccatcatgaacaactcctccaACTGTGGAGGCCTTATACAGCTCCTTCATCAGCAGACTGATACTCCCACTAACGCGGTTTTATCTCAACCTTGTGTACCAGAGCTGCATTAAACTGTAAACCCAACATTAACATGCCATCTCCTTGATGATATGATGAAGTTATTTGCAGGttagacacaaagaaacattaatTTAGTCACGTTTGTGTCCAGTAACtctcttttagctttgttttggtctccaccgactCCTGAAGGAAATCTGTGACGCTGCTAAATGTTCGACGATGTTCACCAGCAACTTTTTATGTAAATCCTGTAGCAGATTCATCACCAACATCAGTATATATAACATTTCGtagtattgtattttacttcttttaatGCTGAACTGACACATTTCATCACATCGTttaccctgtgttaacctgcatataATAAATACACCTGAAACTTGAAACAAAGAGGCTAAAAAATCCTCAGAGATGCAGTAGATTTACCCGGTGTGGGCTCATTAAAGTCTCTTAATTTGAAGTTGTTTCATCAAATTGTCTTTCTAGATGACAAAGCAATTATGTGATCTATAAAATAAAGCACCGTGTGCGtgttacagtatataataaaGTTACTTTAGTCCAATCACTGTATGTCTCTCTCTGATATGTCAACAAATAAATTACCTTCAGCTGTAAAAcgtgacaaagaaaagagtaaTGAACACCTCGTATAATTTTAAAGCTTCTCCACGTGAAGTGCAGATTATGCACCAGTGCTTTTTCTGCATCATAAAACACACGCTGCGTTACAGTTGTGACAGTCAGAACGGACCTGAGATGAATGAGCCGAGTGATTCATTGAGGGGAAAGCTCGCTAAGGCGTGTGTGTGCTTTAGTAATGACGTTTCACGCTCTGAAACTCTCTGTGGAGTTTGTACAGGGAGTGAAACAGAACCAGTACCTGTAAAAGGAGACAACAGAACCACAGAAACCAGCCGAACAATAACagtttctgaaatatttattcgagggattaaaaagacaaaaacgcAGCAGGGCTGAAGTGCAGCGTCTCAGCTCTACAAACAGTGTCTACGAAGCCCTACTCTGATGTACAACAGGTAATAAACACAGTAACAGTCATACGATAATACGAGGATGCACATTCTTACAGAATGACTTGTCCGCAGTGTCTTCAAGCTACAGCTACTGTTTCTGCTAAATATAATACTTCAAATAGCTCGTCATCTCTCGgggaaaaaataacaacagcagggttatttcttttgaaaagaacaataaaaacctTGATCGTAGAGATTTATACAGCTTACATCGCCTTGTGTTTTAACCTCCAAGATCAGTTTAAAGGCCTtgatttaaagtaaataaatacacgTCCCAAAACTCCACCCGTATTCTGCCTCACTTTAAGAATAGTGTtattcattagcatgttaatattcaGATCTCTAACGGATGTAAAATAAATCCAGCCTGATGGATGTGTTCGTGTAACAGTCGCCCACTTTCCCACCTTTACAACATGTCAGGACAAAtatcacttttttccccccatataAGGAATATCGTCAGGCGGCCAAACTACAAATATGGCAtttgtaaaaatacagatttattgGCAACGTGCTCCCGAGCACCACCCGTGCACCACCTCGACCCACAGTGAACCTTTCCGCACCTGAGAATCACTTTTCCATTGACATCACgtccaaaataaaagagaaaaacggACAATCGTGCCGTTTCCAGGGTAGAAAATTCAAATTtcagattctttttttgttctatgGTGACATTTAATGCATGAatgtacatgtaaacatggtttaaattgtgtgtgtgtgtgtgtgtgtggttgtgctgAGGAGGGCTCTCCTGGAGCAGATACATAATAACACGCGTCCATGCTAAATGTGATCCGGGGTCAGAATAAAAGGAAGGGAGCAGGAGAAAAGGctacaaataataacaacaataataataataatactgtggTTTGATGGTCAGTGTTTGTGTAGAGAAGAGGGACGAGGGCTGAGGGGACAAAAAAGGTTCAAGGCTGGGTCACTGCACTGGGCTCCTTCTCATAGATGTAGCTGCCCACACCACCAGTGTTCACGCCTAGGAAGAAGCACAGGGAGAAGCAgagggttgttgttgttgttgttgtcgggTAAGAGAAGGTACGACATGAGCAAGGAAGAGGGTTGCAAAACATTTCCTGCACAAGCTCAACAATCTGTCGTGTGATGAAATGACTCTTGACTAACACTcgttgtgcagcagcagcagagcgctCAGACAAACGACATTCTGGTTCAAAGTGTAGCTGATAATTGGTGGGTCGACAGCACCACCTAGCGGTTACCTTTGGGCCCGAAGAGAACAGCATAGCATGGTTTGTGGCAGTAAGGCTGACCGTCATGctggaatataaaaaaacagacaaacgtTAACACGATAATAACAAGAAGGGCGTTTAGGAGCAataaactaatatatatattgtttttatttgtgtttatatgaagTTTTATAAGGTTCAGGAACAAAGACTGCACCATGAATGCACCTAAAGTACTCAAGCACACCTCATCGGTTCACTCTTTGACTTTTatatttagctgatgctttttatccaaagcgaaacaagcaacaaacactgacagttgtagagggggatgGATTTATCAAGTCCAGGTGTTGGTAGTGTAGACGTTCCCCCAACaaggggaacaacagacaagaaaagtttggagTCAGAGCCAGGCGTCATTCATCGGAGGAGGGATTTAAATTCAacgtgggctgctacaggtagcaaGTGGAGGTTTGAATGAAGACCAGGCGTGTCGCCGTGTTCTggattatattttctttttctttcattcagacAAATGAACCACTGAGGCTCTAATCCTATACAGCAATGAAGTGACGGCTCCCACACTCACGAGTCTCGACTCCCTGCTGGTTCACCTTCATCCACGATATGCAATAAACCTGTCTAAATCTACTTACATATTGTGATCTTTGTTAGAAAGAAGGAGCTGAATGTGGCTGTAGACACATTTCCTCTCATTTAAATGCAATTATATTGTTTAATCAACTCCTCTGTGACATAATCAGCCTCATAAAAATAGATTTCATGTCAGAGGAGTTGTTTTTCTGTCGCAGaattttcttcttgtgtttgttgttctcACCTCTGCGTGGCTGCCTGGAGCCAGAGTCTTGCTGCACCGCTCGCAGCGCAGGCATGGTCGATGCCAGTCCTTTCCCAGTGATGTCACCTTCTCAgctattaacacacacacacacacacacacacctgtgagaCACCATGGCAACCACTTTGCAGTTTCACACCGTATCCCCTTATCCGTGTGGAACTACTCACCAAAATACACCTTCTTGTTGCAGCGGGGACACAGGTTGGCCTCTCCGGAAAAAGTGGTGATGCCGCCAGCTGCCGACACATAACAGACACGTTACGATCATGGAAATTGGAAAAACTGATTCAGCAATAAATGAGGCCACTAATCTTTCCACCTTGGGTGTGAAATCCAGCACAGTAATAATGCAGAGGTATAAAAACAGCATTAGGCCAGAGTACTAAACACGTTTTATATGTTTCAGGAGGGAATTGTTGAGTAACGAGGCAGATTTGCCAAATTAGATACTCTGGTTGCCAAGTTAAAACACTTCATTCACTCCCTCCTTTAACAGCCAATCACGGGAGGTTGGTGAAGGTTCATGCAGTGCTGAGCTGAGGACTGCAGGTGGAGCCACGAGGCAAAAACACTCCAACAGACTTTACCAGAcaatcaccaaaaaaaacaacaacaaaggaaaGAACACAGATTCAGTCTAACGAGGATCTGACTGACCTGCTCGATGCATGTCTGAAAGATACGTCGGTGCAAGGCTTTAAAAAACGGGAGTTATATCAGCTCTCCGTCTGGTGTTTGTCAGTACTCTGGCTGCAGAGTTCCAGACAATTTGTAGTGATCGAGCCTCGAGGTGATAAAAGCATCAattaatttgtcttttctttatttttctctgactttatcGATATATTGTACatgataaaacaacatttctgatGTTTGAGCCTCAATAACTGAGCTCAGAATCTAAAGTAACTCCTTCGCGTGAAGAGCGACGGGACCGAAGATGCTCAGACAAACAGGCGGTCTATCCGGGCTTTATGTCcaaatattattattctgaTTGAGCAGGTTACGAGATCCTGAATCTTTGAGTGTTCTGCGTCAGTGACCACGTGTTTGGAAAAGAGCCATTAACTAGAAATGTGCACAGCCGAGATAAATTGACAGAAAACACCACATTTGTTCCTGCTGACGGATttcctggaaaacacacagcacatctAACACGTCTGAGAAAATCCCCCAAAAACACTGAAGTGTATCGATGTTCTTATCGTTGAGTCAGCAGCCTTCGTGAAAACGCCTCGATCGAGTCACGTCATGACAGTCGATACTTTGAAATAcgtgctgacattttttttgttttgtattcacCTTTTGACGCTGCCTTCGGCGCAAACACTCGCTTCTCCTCAGCTTTGGGGGCTGAATCCACGCTGGTGGGAGACGGGTTGTTGTTGGCTGGAGTGTCGTACACGTAAGAGCCAGCTCCACCGATGTTCACACCTTGAAACAggtagagaggagagagaggaggcggagAAACAATCAGTCACTGCTACACAGAGGAGGAAACGTTTGACATGAAGCATCGACTTCAACTGACGTTTCAAGTGACGTCTTGAGTcgataaatgaataaaaacatgaataaatgctGAATTAAACAGATAATATATGAAGTATttcattagaaaataaaataaatacatgtttaatgcATAATTTaatcaataaatgaacagatattGGTAATTAATGAGAGAAATAAGGataagaaaatagaaatatatagaagaaagtcatgctggtctgtggtagagctccttcttacatggtgggagtagaTCAACTACAATGAGAGAGTATAGACAAAgtgtggacaaacacacattatgaatgagtttgagttaaataaaacaacatgtacTTCACCTTTTGGCCCAAAGAGGGCGGCGTAGCATGGTTTGTGGCAGTAAGGCCGCCCGTCGTGctgcaggagagaaaaacaaaactgactcAACAGGCATGTAAGaattcagaaaaacacaatgacgCAGACGGGAGAGCCGCCATGTGATGAGAAGTCGGACTTTTCACGCATTTTCCCGACatcatattttgatttttttgggtGGGACATGAGGTGTGTCCAGAAACTTgtacttaaaaacacacaatgacgACACCGGCTGTGTCCAAGAAGCTCTTACACTTCTCCACCAGCCAGGCAATCGATGGCCTGTTgctgatgcatgctgggaacGCGGCGCTCACCGCAGGAGCATGTGATCAGCTCTCTTCAGCGGAGATCAGGGCTGGAAGCCAAGGTGGTCCGGAGCCCAGAAGAGAACCAAGACAACGGGAGCGATGGGGCAAGACGCCAAGCTTTGGGTagttaagggga
This DNA window, taken from Larimichthys crocea isolate SSNF chromosome XXIV, L_crocea_2.0, whole genome shotgun sequence, encodes the following:
- the crip2 gene encoding cysteine-rich protein 2, which gives rise to MASKCPKCDKTVYFAEKVSSLGKDWHKLCLKCDRCNKLLNAGGHAEHDGRPYCHKPCYAALFGPKGVNIGGAGSYVYDTPANNNPSPTSVDSAPKAEEKRVFAPKAASKAGGITTFSGEANLCPRCNKKVYFAEKVTSLGKDWHRPCLRCERCSKTLAPGSHAEHDGQPYCHKPCYAVLFGPKGVNTGGVGSYIYEKEPSAVTQP